A region from the Triticum aestivum cultivar Chinese Spring chromosome 3D, IWGSC CS RefSeq v2.1, whole genome shotgun sequence genome encodes:
- the LOC123080061 gene encoding flavonoid O-methyltransferase-like protein Os11g0303600, with amino-acid sequence MAAAQAPTMETPTGAQLVQAQADLWRHSLTYLTSMALRCAIQLGVPTAIHRLGGAASPPDLAAALSLPPSKAPFLGRLLRLLATSNVLAASAGGYALTPLSYLLVDGQDGHAAFALGVASRYHVEASLGLADWFRKDVDVAVTDPPGVPSPFEDAHGAMLFEESMALLDPETDKMFHEGLAAHDHTGMSMLLRECRDLFGSLRSLTDCCGGDGTTARAVVEAFPHVKCTVLDLPRKIEKAPRDGVVDYVAGDLFHSIPPAQAVMLKLVLHWWCDEDCIKILAECKKSIPSREEGGKVIVIDIVVGHSCEATYEPQVLADMLMLLVTRGRQRDEDDWSAIFTKAGFSGYKIVKKFGARSVIEVYP; translated from the exons ATGGCAGCAGCTCAGGCCCCAACCATGGAGACCCCCACCGGCGCGCAGCTGGTCCAGGCGCAGGCGGACCTGTGGCGCCACAGCCTCACCTACCTCACGTCCATGGCACTCCGGTGCGCCATCCAGCTCGGCGTCCCCACCGCGATCCACCGCCTCGGCGGCGCCGCGTCGCCGCCGGACCTGGCGGCCGCGCTGTCGCTCCCTCCGTCCAAGGCGCCGTTCCTCGGCCGCCTCCTGCGACTTCTGGCCACGTCCAACGTCCTCGCGGCGTCTGCCGGCGGCTACGCCCTCACCCCGCTCTCGTACCTCCTCGTCGACGGCCAGGACGGGCACGCGGCCTTCGCGCTGGGCGTGGCCTCGCGGTACCACGTGGAGGCGTCCCTGGGGCTGGCCGACTGGTTCAGGAAGGACGTCGACGTCGCCGTCACGGACCCACCGGGGGTGCCGTCGCCGTTCGAGGACGCGCACGGCGCGATGCTCTTCGAGGAGAGCATGGCGCTGCTCGACCCCGAGACCGACAAGATGTTCCACGAGGGCCTGGCCGCCCACGATCACACGGGGATGAGCATGCTCCTGCGGGAGTGCCGCGACCTGTTCGGCAGCCTCCGGTCGCTCACCGACTGCTGCGGTGGCGACGGgacgacggccagggccgtcgtcGAGGCCTTCCCGCACGTCAAGTGCACCGTGCTGGACCTTCCGCGGAAGATCGAGAAGGCCCCACGCGATGGGGTCGTCGACTACGTCGCGGGTGACCTGTTCCATTCCATCCCACCGGCCCAAGCCGTGATGCTCAAG CTCGTCCTACACTGGTGGTGTGACGAGGATTGCATCAAGATTCTAGCAGAGTGCAAAAAGTCCATTCCTTCCCGAGAAGAGGGAGGAAAAGTGATCGTCATTGACATAGTGGTTGGCCATTCTTGCGAGGCAACGTACGAGCCTCAGGTGCTGGCGGATATGCTCATGCTGCTGGTCACCAGAGGACGGCAGCGGGACGAAGACGACTGGAGCGCTATCTTCACAAAAGCTGGGTTCAGCGGATACAAGATTGTCAAGAAATTCGGAGCTCGAAGTGTCATCGAGGTCTACCCATAA